A DNA window from Acidobacteriota bacterium contains the following coding sequences:
- a CDS encoding SMP-30/gluconolactonase/LRE family protein → MNKRTWLIVMMGVALLGGCSSSEPEVTLTIEEPLHWTFDPGMIFPADRSLHRAEDGVALPDGRLIVVDQIDGLRLIETDGSSRPFGKLHEAGYRHDPPAFAGGPNGINLTPSGTHVLVSDVFQGGIYRVEISTEATERIHEHEFGVNSTRADSHGGIWFSQSTRNEPENGEANLFRSVAVPVPDGTVFYLPPGGAGEPVVVIDGLHFSNGIALDESAGLLYVSETMRSQVWRVEVDVTTGTVRGKSRFIDVDHPDNLELDHRGQLWIASPIRNEISVFDPITGTTESVFRISTPESEAQLAAIGERQAANASWLDLFTPPLWEPAPGPITGMIVSPNDGPVYATGLGNALIRLDR, encoded by the coding sequence ATGAACAAGCGAACCTGGTTGATCGTCATGATGGGTGTTGCGCTGCTCGGCGGCTGCAGCTCCAGCGAGCCCGAAGTCACCCTCACCATCGAAGAGCCCCTTCACTGGACCTTCGATCCGGGAATGATCTTCCCGGCCGACCGATCCCTCCATCGCGCGGAAGACGGTGTCGCGCTTCCCGACGGACGGTTGATCGTGGTCGATCAGATCGACGGCCTGCGACTGATTGAAACAGACGGCTCCAGCCGACCGTTCGGCAAGCTCCATGAGGCAGGCTACCGACACGATCCACCCGCGTTTGCCGGAGGCCCCAACGGCATCAACCTGACCCCATCGGGCACCCACGTTCTTGTCAGCGACGTTTTCCAGGGCGGCATCTACCGCGTCGAGATATCCACTGAGGCCACGGAGCGGATCCACGAGCATGAGTTCGGCGTCAACAGCACCCGGGCCGACAGCCACGGCGGCATCTGGTTCAGCCAGTCGACCCGCAACGAGCCCGAGAACGGCGAGGCCAATCTCTTCCGTTCGGTGGCGGTGCCGGTTCCCGACGGGACGGTCTTCTACCTTCCTCCCGGCGGTGCGGGGGAACCGGTCGTCGTCATCGACGGTCTTCACTTCTCGAACGGTATCGCCCTGGACGAGTCGGCGGGTCTGCTCTACGTCTCCGAGACCATGCGCAGCCAGGTCTGGCGTGTCGAGGTGGACGTGACGACCGGAACGGTGCGGGGCAAGTCACGCTTCATCGATGTCGACCACCCCGACAATCTCGAGCTCGATCACCGTGGCCAACTCTGGATCGCCTCACCCATCCGAAACGAGATCAGCGTCTTCGACCCGATCACCGGAACCACCGAGTCCGTCTTTCGGATCTCGACTCCGGAGAGCGAGGCCCAGCTGGCGGCCATCGGAGAGCGGCAGGCGGCCAACGCGTCGTGGCTCGATCTGTTTACCCCGCCGCTCTGGGAACCGGCGCCAGGACCCATCACCGGCATGATCGTGTCGCCCAACGACGGCCCGGTCTACGCCACCGGACTGGGGAACGCCCTGATCCGCCTGGATCGCTAA
- a CDS encoding DUF937 domain-containing protein codes for MASLMESIMGQLASGGNLKNLSRGLNSDEAKTGPAAGAAISALLGALAKNSSSDDGAQALNRALEKKHDGSVMDQLGSALGGAGRGDGEKILGHIFGGKRDSVQNGLSQATGIDKGAAGGLLATLAPIVMGALGKQKRERGMDSSGLAALLGDERRSLEKKQPAAMGALSGLLDSDGDGDVDLKDLAKHGAGLLGKFLKR; via the coding sequence ATGGCATCTTTGATGGAATCGATCATGGGACAGTTGGCCAGTGGCGGAAATCTCAAGAATCTCAGCCGCGGTCTGAATTCCGATGAGGCCAAGACAGGCCCCGCAGCCGGTGCAGCCATCTCGGCCCTGTTGGGTGCGTTGGCGAAGAACAGTTCAAGCGATGACGGCGCGCAGGCGCTGAATCGGGCGCTCGAAAAGAAACATGACGGCAGCGTCATGGACCAACTGGGTTCGGCCCTGGGTGGTGCCGGCCGTGGAGACGGCGAAAAGATCCTGGGTCACATCTTCGGTGGCAAGCGCGACTCGGTACAGAACGGTCTGAGTCAGGCGACGGGGATCGACAAGGGCGCGGCGGGTGGCCTGCTTGCAACGCTGGCGCCGATCGTTATGGGTGCGCTCGGGAAGCAGAAGCGTGAGCGGGGCATGGACTCGTCGGGTCTGGCGGCGTTGCTGGGTGACGAGCGTCGCAGTCTCGAGAAGAAGCAGCCTGCCGCGATGGGTGCGCTGAGTGGTTTACTCGACAGCGACGGCGACGGCGATGTCGATTTGAAAGACCTTGCGAAGCATGGCGCTGGGTTGCTCGGGAAGTTTCTCAAGCGTTAG
- a CDS encoding DUF3224 domain-containing protein: MTQTASGSFVVSMKPLDFEGSDPESKLGRMSIDKEITGDLTATTVGQMLSAMSDTEGSAGYVAIEQVTGTLHGRRGSFVLQHTGTMNRGAPSLAVTVVPDSGTGDLVGLEGEFTINVEDGKHLYEFNYRLPALNGDKSP, encoded by the coding sequence ATGACGCAAACCGCGAGCGGCTCATTCGTCGTTTCCATGAAGCCTCTGGACTTCGAGGGGTCCGACCCCGAATCCAAGTTGGGAAGAATGTCCATCGACAAGGAGATCACCGGCGACCTGACGGCAACCACGGTGGGTCAGATGCTCAGCGCGATGTCCGACACCGAGGGGTCTGCCGGCTACGTCGCAATCGAACAGGTAACCGGTACGCTACACGGAAGACGAGGGTCCTTCGTCCTGCAACATACCGGCACCATGAATCGCGGCGCACCCTCCCTTGCCGTGACCGTTGTACCGGACTCGGGCACCGGAGACCTGGTCGGCCTCGAAGGTGAGTTCACGATAAACGTAGAAGACGGTAAACACCTCTACGAATTCAATTATCGATTACCTGCATTGAATGGCGACAAGTCGCCATAA
- a CDS encoding hydroxylase encodes MTVPEYTIYYLEIVTPDIEAACKLYGHAYGWQFEPKGPEWGGSVVAKLPGGSLCGIRAPLHEQENPVVRTYLRVTDIDSAVQEAEKLGATIALPPMEMPGAGKIAIYLFGGIEQGLWQVP; translated from the coding sequence ATGACCGTTCCCGAGTACACCATCTACTACCTCGAGATCGTCACCCCCGACATCGAGGCGGCCTGCAAATTGTACGGCCATGCGTACGGCTGGCAGTTCGAACCCAAGGGTCCCGAGTGGGGCGGATCGGTCGTCGCAAAACTACCGGGCGGTTCCCTGTGCGGCATTCGAGCCCCGCTGCACGAGCAGGAGAACCCGGTCGTGCGCACCTACCTCCGGGTGACCGATATCGACAGCGCGGTCCAGGAGGCCGAGAAACTGGGCGCCACCATCGCCCTGCCGCCGATGGAGATGCCAGGTGCCGGAAAGATAGCGATCTATCTGTTCGGTGGTATCGAGCAGGGACTGTGGCAGGTCCCGTGA
- a CDS encoding SRPBCC family protein has product MGTFVETVTIDASVDDVWNALSDIGAIHRWNPGVEDSRLTTTGDVTLGSARRCELGGKNYLDETVVEWVPGERLTMRIVGTNLPFKSADIGFTLAGYDRGTRVCVSPVYRLKFGPIGALLDILVVRRQYRRGMASLLRGLKRHVEATDR; this is encoded by the coding sequence ATGGGCACCTTTGTCGAGACCGTCACGATTGACGCTTCGGTCGACGACGTCTGGAACGCGCTTTCCGATATCGGCGCGATCCACCGTTGGAATCCGGGGGTTGAGGACTCGCGTCTGACGACGACGGGAGACGTCACCCTCGGGTCCGCGCGACGCTGCGAGCTGGGTGGCAAGAACTATCTCGACGAGACGGTCGTCGAGTGGGTTCCCGGTGAGCGGCTCACCATGCGAATCGTCGGGACGAATCTCCCGTTCAAGTCCGCGGATATCGGATTCACGCTGGCGGGCTACGATCGAGGGACCCGGGTCTGTGTGTCTCCGGTGTACAGACTCAAGTTCGGACCGATCGGCGCATTACTGGATATCCTGGTCGTACGACGGCAGTACCGTAGAGGGATGGCGAGTTTGCTCCGGGGGCTGAAGAGACACGTCGAGGCGACGGACCGATGA
- a CDS encoding LLM class flavin-dependent oxidoreductase — protein MKRSLFFLLDHHPDSTDASVADRLHETVDQAVLAERLGFDTVWIAEHHFHQLGIVPNPAVLLAAIAERTTTLRLGPAVSVLPMRPALSIAEDYALVDSLSDGRLNLGVGSGNEFELLGVGVDPDERHAVFSRSLAEILGRFRRSQACNKGYDTLNLPVVQTPSPPIYVASMSAERSFEIGVEGHNLLTLATPRTGGIQELTEQVEAHRKGLAEGGHEKDSAEAVVVVFGFAAGTETDTERIGGPCIARVLKAMADVDLEPGAAYEMMRAQGIAPIGDEGLVADRIQQLRDAEFGHIAFLHGFGALDGPSARASIEILSRA, from the coding sequence ATGAAGCGCTCCTTGTTCTTTCTCCTCGATCACCACCCTGACTCGACGGACGCGTCCGTCGCAGACCGCTTGCACGAAACGGTCGACCAGGCGGTCCTGGCCGAGCGGCTCGGATTCGACACGGTGTGGATCGCCGAACATCACTTCCACCAGCTAGGCATCGTCCCGAATCCGGCCGTCTTGCTTGCTGCGATCGCCGAGCGAACCACCACGCTGCGCCTCGGTCCCGCCGTTTCGGTCCTTCCGATGCGTCCGGCGTTGAGCATCGCCGAGGACTACGCGCTGGTCGATTCGCTCTCCGACGGTCGCCTGAACCTCGGCGTGGGGTCGGGCAACGAGTTCGAGCTTCTCGGCGTCGGGGTCGATCCCGACGAACGACACGCGGTTTTTAGCCGATCGCTTGCCGAGATCCTCGGCCGGTTCCGCCGGTCACAAGCCTGCAACAAGGGATATGACACCTTGAATCTGCCGGTCGTCCAGACGCCGTCGCCACCCATCTACGTCGCATCCATGTCGGCGGAGCGCTCGTTCGAGATCGGGGTCGAGGGACACAACCTCCTTACGCTGGCGACACCCCGGACAGGCGGAATCCAGGAACTGACTGAGCAGGTCGAGGCGCATCGCAAGGGGCTTGCGGAGGGCGGTCACGAAAAGGACTCGGCGGAGGCGGTCGTGGTCGTCTTCGGTTTCGCGGCGGGTACGGAGACCGACACGGAACGGATCGGTGGCCCGTGTATCGCCAGGGTCCTGAAGGCGATGGCGGATGTCGATCTGGAACCGGGTGCCGCTTACGAGATGATGAGGGCCCAGGGTATTGCGCCGATCGGCGATGAGGGACTCGTCGCCGATCGGATCCAACAACTCAGAGACGCGGAGTTTGGGCACATCGCATTCCTGCATGGGTTTGGCGCCCTCGATGGGCCGTCGGCCCGCGCAAGCATCGAGATTCTATCCCGAGCCTGA
- a CDS encoding VOC family protein, whose protein sequence is MNPVRKTCSLLLVVVAGIGHLAATEPAEAWVETIQSPQYVALYVEDVDRSVVWYRTVFGLRPLGGSAADDGSWRIENLGNKQLLVEIIRDGRAKQVDRALGFRKVGFHVPDVEKVAERVAQATGERPSIVEFEELRQRILQIRDPDGNVIQLMSPLHEK, encoded by the coding sequence ATGAATCCCGTCAGAAAAACCTGCTCACTCCTACTCGTGGTCGTCGCCGGGATCGGCCACCTCGCAGCAACCGAGCCTGCCGAGGCCTGGGTCGAGACGATCCAATCACCCCAGTACGTTGCCCTCTACGTCGAGGACGTCGACCGGTCGGTGGTCTGGTACCGAACCGTCTTTGGCTTGCGTCCGCTCGGCGGCTCTGCGGCAGACGACGGCTCGTGGCGCATCGAGAATCTCGGAAACAAACAGCTTCTTGTCGAGATCATCCGTGACGGTCGAGCGAAACAGGTCGACCGAGCGCTGGGATTTCGCAAGGTGGGGTTTCATGTACCGGATGTAGAGAAGGTCGCCGAGCGGGTCGCACAAGCCACCGGCGAACGTCCGTCCATCGTAGAGTTCGAAGAGTTACGGCAGCGGATCCTGCAGATCCGTGACCCGGACGGCAACGTCATCCAACTCATGTCTCCCCTCCACGAGAAGTGA
- a CDS encoding STAS/SEC14 domain-containing protein, giving the protein MFTVTRVGDNRVDIEMSGKLDSEHMKTALDEMVSKSEGIENGTMLYDIVDFRFPSIGAIGIEFSRLPSMFRLMKRFDRAAVLADKAWLRIASEIEGAAYPGLEIKTFTRDQRTEAETWLRT; this is encoded by the coding sequence ATGTTTACTGTGACACGAGTCGGTGATAACCGCGTGGATATCGAGATGAGCGGAAAGTTGGACTCCGAGCACATGAAGACTGCGCTGGACGAAATGGTCAGCAAGTCCGAGGGAATCGAAAACGGCACGATGCTGTACGACATCGTGGATTTTCGTTTCCCTTCCATCGGAGCCATCGGGATCGAATTCTCACGTCTCCCTTCGATGTTCCGGCTCATGAAACGATTCGATCGAGCTGCCGTCCTCGCGGACAAGGCATGGCTGAGAATCGCAAGTGAAATTGAAGGGGCGGCGTACCCGGGCCTGGAGATCAAGACCTTCACGAGAGATCAGCGGACGGAAGCAGAGACCTGGCTTCGGACATGA
- a CDS encoding erythromycin esterase family protein: MIQAKHLCAFGLIVATLAGGCGSFRPNSSRAFVEWATDHAVPIEDLDSPLPEPSMQSLRDAIGTARVVGIGESRHDTREQLLLKGLLVKHMIVELGFQALILEESFPHAEMLDHYVTTGEGDLRTIMNRLAGWYVWDTEEMLEFFKWIRQANVHRPPDRMVRIYGMDITAPAPGVRAVLDHLYAAGVTVPFDEYSLGLDLQEGDHWPATWERYASASDERRFQLTNNYEALMTLVNELEGTHEYTRRLGELGRTGNLFFSSSSREEGGVIRERGMADTVHWILDHQMAGDKAIVWAHNLHVARSSFRMPGLAEGDLIPMGVHLDKSLGDHYLAIGATFGTGSYPADLPPGERVFEVAPNDAMDRALDALHIPYFFLDLRDTEDSSTAAQWLQQNREWVAQDATASLTPGDAFDLVYFVNEISRAQPTPAALERFQSIGP, from the coding sequence ATGATTCAGGCGAAACACCTCTGTGCGTTCGGATTGATCGTCGCGACCCTTGCAGGCGGATGTGGGAGCTTCCGGCCCAACAGCTCCCGGGCGTTCGTCGAGTGGGCTACAGACCATGCCGTCCCCATCGAGGACCTCGACTCCCCTCTTCCCGAACCCTCCATGCAGTCGCTCCGTGACGCGATCGGCACCGCGCGAGTCGTCGGTATCGGGGAGAGTCGCCACGACACACGGGAGCAGCTACTTCTCAAGGGGTTGCTCGTAAAGCACATGATCGTGGAGCTGGGATTTCAGGCGCTGATCCTCGAGGAGAGTTTTCCGCATGCCGAGATGCTCGACCACTACGTCACCACCGGCGAAGGAGACCTACGGACGATCATGAATCGTCTAGCCGGTTGGTATGTGTGGGACACGGAGGAGATGCTGGAGTTCTTCAAATGGATCCGGCAAGCCAACGTGCATCGCCCTCCCGATCGGATGGTGCGGATCTATGGCATGGATATCACGGCACCCGCCCCCGGGGTGCGGGCGGTACTGGATCATCTGTACGCGGCCGGCGTGACCGTCCCGTTCGACGAGTACTCTCTCGGGTTGGATCTACAAGAGGGAGACCACTGGCCCGCGACGTGGGAGAGGTACGCGTCGGCATCCGACGAACGACGATTCCAGCTGACGAACAACTACGAAGCCCTGATGACACTCGTGAACGAACTCGAGGGTACTCACGAGTACACACGTCGGCTGGGAGAGCTCGGAAGAACGGGGAACCTGTTCTTCTCGTCTTCGAGCCGGGAAGAGGGTGGGGTGATCCGCGAACGCGGAATGGCCGACACGGTGCACTGGATCCTCGATCATCAGATGGCGGGAGACAAGGCCATCGTCTGGGCTCACAACCTGCATGTCGCCAGGAGTTCTTTCCGGATGCCCGGCCTTGCAGAGGGCGACCTCATTCCGATGGGTGTTCATCTCGACAAGAGCCTCGGAGACCACTACCTCGCGATCGGCGCTACGTTCGGGACCGGATCCTACCCGGCGGATCTCCCCCCGGGTGAGCGCGTGTTTGAGGTCGCTCCAAACGACGCGATGGACCGCGCGCTCGACGCGCTCCACATTCCATACTTCTTCCTCGACCTACGTGACACGGAAGATAGCTCGACGGCTGCCCAGTGGTTGCAGCAGAACCGTGAGTGGGTCGCCCAGGACGCAACGGCGTCCCTGACTCCCGGTGACGCCTTCGACCTGGTGTATTTTGTGAATGAGATTTCACGCGCCCAACCGACACCCGCCGCATTGGAGCGGTTCCAGTCGATCGGGCCATAG
- a CDS encoding carbonic anhydrase — protein sequence MIPAREALDRLREGNRRFASDLRSHDTPVSRSRRTELATKQQPFAIVLGCADSRVPAELVFDQGLGDLFVIRVAGNIAASSQIGSVEFAAANFGTRLVVVLGHSRCGAVQATVDELRLPAESPSPHLLAIVERIRPSVEGLLAREPEQGMDMLVEHAVRANIAASVKTLLDESEVLQQLIKDDGLLVVGAEYSLDSGVVEFFDYEQ from the coding sequence ATGATTCCGGCACGCGAAGCACTCGATCGGCTACGCGAGGGAAACCGGCGCTTCGCGTCGGACCTGCGGAGCCACGACACGCCGGTCAGCCGATCACGGCGAACCGAGCTGGCGACGAAGCAACAGCCCTTCGCGATCGTCCTCGGCTGTGCGGACTCGCGCGTGCCGGCGGAACTGGTGTTCGACCAGGGTCTTGGCGACCTGTTCGTGATCCGCGTCGCCGGGAACATCGCTGCCTCCTCGCAGATCGGCAGCGTCGAGTTTGCTGCCGCCAACTTCGGCACTCGGCTGGTGGTGGTGCTGGGGCATTCCCGTTGCGGAGCCGTTCAGGCGACCGTCGATGAATTGAGGCTTCCTGCGGAGAGTCCGTCGCCGCATCTCCTTGCGATCGTGGAACGCATCCGGCCGTCGGTCGAGGGGTTACTGGCTAGAGAGCCCGAGCAAGGCATGGACATGCTTGTCGAGCATGCGGTTCGGGCCAACATCGCCGCTTCCGTGAAGACTCTTCTCGACGAATCCGAAGTTCTGCAGCAACTCATCAAGGACGACGGACTCCTGGTGGTCGGCGCCGAGTACTCGCTGGATAGCGGAGTCGTGGAGTTCTTCGACTACGAACAATGA
- the aqpZ gene encoding aquaporin Z, with amino-acid sequence MNKYGAEFFGTFWLVLGGCGSAVLAAAFPEVGIGLLGVSLAFGLTVLTMAFAIGHISGCHLNPAVSIGLWAGGRFPGNQLPAYIVAQVLGAVAGGGVLYLIASGQAGFDVSAGFASNGYGAHSPGGYSMLAALIAEIVMTMMFLIIILGATDKRAPKGFAPIAIGLGLTLIHLISIPVTNTSVNPARSTGVALFVGDWATAQLWLFWVAPIIGGVLGAAIYRFIGKDED; translated from the coding sequence ATGAACAAGTATGGAGCAGAGTTTTTCGGGACGTTCTGGCTCGTCCTTGGCGGCTGCGGCAGTGCAGTCCTGGCCGCCGCGTTCCCTGAAGTCGGCATCGGACTCCTGGGCGTCTCATTGGCGTTCGGTCTGACGGTGCTGACGATGGCGTTTGCGATCGGGCACATTTCCGGTTGCCACCTCAATCCGGCGGTCTCCATCGGACTGTGGGCCGGGGGGCGTTTTCCGGGAAACCAGCTACCGGCTTACATCGTCGCTCAGGTCCTGGGCGCGGTTGCCGGCGGCGGCGTGCTCTATCTGATCGCCAGCGGGCAGGCCGGCTTCGATGTCTCTGCCGGCTTCGCCTCCAACGGCTATGGCGCCCACTCGCCGGGTGGCTACTCCATGCTGGCGGCCCTGATCGCGGAAATCGTCATGACGATGATGTTCCTGATCATCATTCTGGGCGCGACCGACAAACGCGCGCCGAAGGGCTTTGCACCGATCGCCATCGGACTGGGCCTCACCCTGATCCATCTGATCAGCATTCCGGTAACCAACACGTCGGTGAACCCCGCGCGAAGCACGGGTGTGGCGCTGTTCGTCGGTGATTGGGCAACCGCGCAGCTGTGGTTGTTCTGGGTCGCGCCGATCATCGGTGGTGTCCTGGGCGCGGCGATCTATCGCTTCATCGGCAAGGACGAGGACTGA
- a CDS encoding nuclear transport factor 2 family protein, translating into MKDEEQIRATIQTYFDCMYESSAEKAHAAFHQDARIAGYLEDGLHQMTVKDFADFVASQQPSPKEQGEPARLDVLSVDIAGNTASVKVRDDYLGMTFMDSISMLKADGKWSIYNKLFHVEGACK; encoded by the coding sequence ATGAAAGACGAAGAACAGATTCGCGCCACGATCCAGACGTACTTCGACTGCATGTACGAATCCAGCGCCGAGAAAGCGCACGCCGCATTTCACCAGGACGCCAGGATCGCGGGGTACCTGGAGGATGGCCTGCACCAGATGACCGTGAAGGACTTCGCAGATTTTGTGGCCAGCCAGCAACCGTCGCCCAAGGAGCAGGGCGAGCCGGCCCGACTCGACGTCCTTTCAGTTGATATCGCCGGGAACACGGCGTCCGTCAAGGTCCGCGACGATTACCTCGGCATGACATTCATGGACTCGATTTCGATGCTCAAGGCGGATGGCAAGTGGAGTATCTACAACAAGCTGTTTCACGTTGAAGGCGCCTGCAAGTAG
- a CDS encoding glycosyltransferase family 4 protein encodes MNAGRGSGEVARQQAHYLASSGCQVHFMHPCVGSGVPGAINMDIALHTSITPVHEYLPSSGQAQEQVSGMSFERAAAYLRDYERALESIIEDVDIVLGHHANISAIATANVARRAGKPYVLFLHGTGIEPRHHGGYDDRIWSLIQDAIENAHGILVTTEYVRDRLVRNLVEIPLERFLVLPCGIDLDEFCPGRDAEVASRYALPETYVICPGALTESKGPQNVVEATREYAALAPTIFIGGGELRQQLEADLNGRGKLLGFVSAEDKAALINAATILTAAPEKKEHFGIIYAEGLAAGTPTVAYEGGGVSSIVTPEAGILTQRDPRSLGCAVSALLADPERLKSMATAGRTRAEEHFSWTMLGERLQRWLTHLA; translated from the coding sequence TTGAACGCAGGACGAGGCAGCGGCGAAGTGGCGCGGCAGCAGGCGCACTATCTGGCGTCGAGTGGTTGTCAGGTCCACTTCATGCACCCGTGTGTCGGAAGCGGCGTGCCAGGTGCAATCAACATGGACATCGCGCTTCACACGTCCATCACTCCGGTTCACGAGTACTTACCTTCATCGGGACAAGCGCAGGAACAGGTTTCCGGCATGTCGTTCGAACGTGCCGCTGCCTACCTCCGTGACTACGAGCGTGCCCTGGAGTCGATCATCGAAGATGTCGATATCGTCCTCGGCCATCACGCCAACATCAGCGCCATTGCGACCGCCAACGTGGCTCGTCGGGCCGGGAAACCCTACGTGCTCTTTCTCCACGGCACGGGAATAGAGCCCCGCCACCATGGAGGGTACGACGATCGGATCTGGTCACTGATCCAGGATGCCATCGAGAACGCGCATGGAATTCTCGTCACTACCGAGTACGTCCGCGACCGACTCGTCCGCAATCTTGTCGAGATCCCTCTGGAGCGTTTCCTGGTGCTTCCGTGCGGCATCGACCTGGACGAGTTCTGCCCCGGCAGGGACGCTGAGGTCGCATCCAGGTATGCGCTACCCGAGACGTACGTGATCTGCCCCGGCGCGCTGACCGAGTCGAAGGGGCCCCAGAACGTCGTTGAGGCGACCCGGGAGTACGCGGCTCTCGCGCCGACGATCTTCATCGGAGGCGGCGAGCTACGTCAACAGCTCGAGGCCGACTTGAATGGCCGCGGCAAGCTGTTGGGTTTCGTGTCCGCCGAGGACAAGGCAGCCCTCATCAACGCCGCGACGATACTGACGGCGGCTCCCGAGAAGAAGGAGCACTTCGGCATCATCTACGCCGAGGGGTTGGCGGCCGGAACGCCAACCGTGGCCTATGAGGGCGGCGGGGTTTCCTCGATCGTCACGCCCGAGGCTGGAATCCTCACTCAACGGGACCCCAGGTCGTTGGGGTGTGCGGTCAGCGCGTTGCTGGCCGACCCGGAAAGGCTCAAGTCGATGGCGACTGCAGGACGGACGAGGGCGGAGGAACACTTCTCGTGGACAATGCTGGGGGAGCGGCTGCAGCGGTGGCTTACCCACCTGGCGTGA
- a CDS encoding VOC family protein translates to MTTPHLYRIILPVADIEKAAQFYSAVLESDGERISPGRHYFDCGGTILACYDPQADGDPVGDGWRFHENQYLYFSVADLDAVHARIETAGGRVLSGVETMPWGERMFYAEDPFGSRISFVEEGTLFTGADVKDQ, encoded by the coding sequence ATGACGACACCACACCTTTATCGAATCATTCTTCCGGTAGCTGATATCGAGAAGGCCGCACAGTTTTACAGCGCAGTACTCGAGTCGGACGGCGAGCGAATCTCTCCAGGGCGACACTACTTCGATTGCGGCGGCACGATCCTGGCCTGCTACGATCCGCAAGCCGACGGTGACCCCGTGGGTGACGGGTGGCGATTCCACGAGAATCAGTACCTCTACTTTTCTGTGGCAGACCTTGACGCAGTCCATGCTCGCATCGAAACGGCCGGCGGTCGGGTTCTTTCCGGCGTCGAAACAATGCCATGGGGCGAGCGCATGTTTTACGCTGAGGACCCATTCGGTAGTCGAATCAGTTTTGTCGAGGAAGGCACGTTATTCACCGGGGCCGACGTGAAAGACCAATAG
- a CDS encoding DUF6504 family protein, with the protein MFQPKRYIGREIEVSFDEAPALKKTPHCPDVLRLGKETLRVVEVLEEWSDFKRKGRFAENMRPEHRETAESRGSWGVGRIFFRVRVEDDRLFELYYSRAPKDAANRLGFWFLRCELTRGDA; encoded by the coding sequence GTGTTCCAACCCAAGCGTTACATCGGCCGGGAGATCGAGGTGAGCTTCGATGAGGCTCCCGCCCTGAAGAAGACCCCCCACTGTCCGGACGTGCTCCGACTCGGGAAGGAGACCCTGCGCGTCGTCGAGGTTCTCGAGGAATGGAGCGACTTCAAACGAAAGGGCCGCTTCGCCGAGAACATGCGTCCCGAACACAGAGAAACCGCCGAGAGTCGCGGGTCGTGGGGCGTTGGCCGGATCTTCTTCCGCGTTCGGGTCGAAGACGATCGGTTGTTCGAGTTGTATTACAGTCGCGCGCCCAAGGATGCGGCGAACCGCCTGGGGTTTTGGTTCCTGCGTTGCGAGTTGACGCGCGGTGACGCGTGA
- a CDS encoding MOSC domain-containing protein: MVHKVGEVEALFRYPVKSMGGEALEEAELGWHGLDGDRRLAFRRIDDRRGFPWLTATKLSLCSIDTKHSWATSSRSREVPANGG; the protein is encoded by the coding sequence ATGGTCCATAAGGTTGGTGAAGTCGAGGCCCTCTTCCGCTACCCCGTGAAGTCCATGGGCGGCGAAGCTCTTGAGGAAGCCGAGCTCGGCTGGCACGGTCTTGACGGCGACCGGCGCCTGGCCTTTCGTCGGATTGACGACCGCCGTGGGTTCCCCTGGCTGACTGCCACCAAGCTTTCACTGTGCAGCATCGATACGAAACACTCATGGGCGACATCATCGAGATCCAGGGAAGTTCCGGCCAACGGCGGCTAA
- a CDS encoding EthD domain-containing protein produces the protein MIKMVMCVCRHPDMTRKQFQDYWLNKHGPFFQKNAAAMRAIKYVQSHTVDTPLNDGLRASRSMLPEYDGVAEVWFKSEADLMEAMSSPEWEKLGAALLEDEGNFMDHSKSSAFIVREHEL, from the coding sequence ATGATCAAGATGGTGATGTGTGTTTGTCGACACCCGGATATGACCCGTAAGCAGTTTCAGGACTACTGGCTCAACAAACATGGTCCGTTCTTTCAGAAGAATGCCGCGGCCATGAGAGCCATAAAGTACGTGCAATCTCACACTGTAGATACGCCCCTGAACGACGGGTTGAGAGCTTCCAGGAGTATGCTGCCCGAATACGATGGCGTGGCAGAAGTGTGGTTCAAATCAGAAGCAGATCTGATGGAAGCAATGAGTTCGCCTGAATGGGAGAAGTTAGGGGCCGCGTTGCTCGAGGATGAAGGGAACTTCATGGATCACTCGAAGTCCTCGGCGTTCATCGTTAGGGAGCATGAGCTTTAG